A DNA window from Daucus carota subsp. sativus chromosome 3, DH1 v3.0, whole genome shotgun sequence contains the following coding sequences:
- the LOC108212765 gene encoding F-box/kelch-repeat protein At3g23880-like: protein MAITGSLTKKATESNNLVSVLPPEVIEWEILPRLSVKSLLQYKSVCKSWNLLISTDHNFVKSQLHHNLSRDSLILHQVSFYNSFVVGCIDGLVCVFRWVKDASKVDIAIWNPATNLCLAIPPLPKRSVRRYDVLLGFGYDSVENDFKVIYGSLIEEKPLACDVYSCKAACWKKIAPSNILYRGKISQKWKPIIFNGSPFWLIRKRQDAEISLVVISFDVRLEVFRLLPSFSCVATKNFRKFVFTDFMDSLAIMVYDVGRYSVEPIDVYIFNQISSVWNKKISIGPIICKEPDIKLKEIAIGTFIRIPETIMLHSIIPCSRNGDILFLNARSCRLYGVNPKTHTIKLLKDGSFPERIYNCFNYSESLSFVKGMKPLSDKRYEGSFIFLHRDTLELAPSYQYI, encoded by the coding sequence ATGGCTATTACAGGATCCTTAACCAAGAAAGCAACAGAAAGCAACAATCTTGTTTCTGTCCTGCCTCCAGAAGTTATTGAATGGGAGATACTGCCTAGACTCTCTGTAAAATCACTTTTACAATATAAATCTGTTTGTAAATCCTGGAATTTGCTTATCTCAACCGACCATAATTTCGTCAAGTCGCAGCTTCATCATAACCTCAGCAGAGACTCTCTCATACTGCATCAAGTAAGTTTCTATAACTCTTTTGTAGTTGGTTGCATTGATGGATTAGTATGTGTCTTCCGTTGGGTCAAGGATGCTTCAAAAGTGGATATTGCGATTTGGAATCCTGCCACAAATCTGTGTTTGGCGATACCACCTCTTCCAAAGAGAAGTGTTCGAAGATATGATGTCCTTTTAGGATTTGGTTATGATTCGGTGGAGAATGATTTTAAGGTAATTTATGGTTCCCTGATTGAAGAAAAACCATTAGCATGTGATGTCTATTCATGCAAAGCTGCTTGTTGGAAGAAAATTGCTCCCTCTAACATACTTTACCGCGGGAAAATTTCTCAAAAATGGAAGCCAATAATTTTCAACGGATCTCCTTTTTGGTTGATTCGGAAGAGGCAGGACGCAGAAATCAGTCTGGTTGTGATATCGTTTGATGTTCGGCTCGAGGTTTTCAGGTTGCTACCTAGTTTTAGTTGTGTGGCCACTAAAAACTTCAGAAAATTTGTTTTCACGGATTTCATGGATTCTCTTGCGATCATGGTCTATGATGTGGGAAGGTATTCTGTAGAACCAattgatgtttatatttttaatcagaTAAGTAGTGTTTGGAACAAGAAGATATCTATTGGACCAATTATATGTAAAGAGCCGGATATTAAGTTGAAGGAGATTGCTATTGGAACATTTATAAGAATACCTGAGACTATTATGTTGCATAGCATAATACCGTGTTCTAGGAATGGTGACATTCTATTTCTGAATGCCCGTAGTTGCAGATTATATGGCGTCAATCCCAAAACCCATACAATCAAATTACTTAAGGACGGCTCATTTCCAGAACGGATATATAATTGCTTCAACTACTCTGAGAGCCTGAGTTTTGTTAAGGGGATGAAGCCCCTTTCCGACAAAAGATATGAAGGCAGTTTCATATTTCTTCACAGAGACACGCTAGAGCTCGCCCCTAGTTATCAATATATATGA
- the LOC108213689 gene encoding F-box/LRR-repeat/kelch-repeat protein At2g27520, translated as MILQGLSRYLGDYNTLFFSPVVAPLPVSHKSGRKLMACDPGSLIPPEVIESEILTRLPVKSLLRFKSVCKYWNLLITDHNFITRHHDLRVLDEDAVIIWNRFYHEIIGCIKGLVCFYIFTGDDGETMEISVWNPATKQRLKVPPVPDEHDSDWYPEFLGFGYDSAANDFKVVYSKVFDDMEEPQPIIGYVYSCKSGCWRKIAPSNFLYNVGIFRYCCRYTIVDGSPYWLVESLQSLIVIKFDVQLEVFRLLPEFCPIDSTKDKVCLITNLRDSLVLMLCDKRSMFNGQVGVYFYNEKCGIWSKTSIGEFMNKEPTPPGMQRCRLVECFGSGNVLFVSDDLRLTCINLKSCEIKNLRNLGREGYLCMSPCYDGCEYSESLVFIEGMKSAVEDDCDGVFFLTPFAPNLIRKESCRRTSKELDEAIEAAEKDVKDADEVEA; from the exons ATGATCTTACAAGGTTTGTCAAGGTATCTTGGTGACTACAACACATTGTTCTTCTCTCCAGTTGTTGCTCCTCTACCAGTAAGCCACAAGTCCGGCAGGAAACTTATGGCATGCGATCCTGGTTCTCTAATTCCACCAGAAGTTATCGAATCAGAAATATTAACACGGCTGCCTGTGAAGTCACTTTTGCGATTTAAATCAGTTTGTAAATACTGGAATCTACTTATCACTGACCATAATTTCATTACTAGGCATCATGATCTTCGCGTGCTTGATGAGGACGCGGTCATAATTTGGAATAGATTTTACCACGAAATCATAGGCTGCATCAAGGGCCTGGTGTGTTTCTACATTTTCACCGGGGATGATGGTGAAACAATGGAGATTTCAGTGTGGAACCCTGCTACGAAACAGAGGCTTAAAGTCCCTCCTGTCCCTGATGAACATGATTCCGATTGGTACCCTGAATTTTTAGGATTTGGTTACGATTCAGCTGCCAATGATTTTAAAGTCGTGTACTCAAAGGTCTTCGATGACATGGAGGAGCCACAGCCTATAATAGGTTATGTCTATTCATGCAAATCTGGTTGTTGGAGAAAGATTGCTCCCTCTAACTTTCTTTACAATGTTGGTATCTTCAGGTACTGCTGTCGGTACACAATAGTCGACGGATCGCCTTATTGGCTTGTGGAGTCACTTCAAAGTCTGATCGTAATTAAGTTCGATGTTCAACTTGAGGTATTCAGGTTGTTGCCTGAGTTTTGTCCTATTGACAGTACAAAAGACAAGGTTTGTCTTATCACGAATTTGCGGGATTCTCTTGTGTTAATGCTCTGCGACAAAAGATCAATGTTTAATGGACAAGTAGGTGTTTATTTTTACAATGAAAAATGTGGTATTTGGAGTAAGACGTCGATAGGAGAATTTATGAATAAGGAGCCGACTCCTCCTGGGATGCAGAGATGCCGTTTGGTAGAGTGTTTTGGGAGTGGTAATGTTTTGTTTGTGAGTGATGATCTGAGGTTAACATGCATCAATCTCAAAAGCTGTGAAATCAAGAATCTGAGGAATCTTGGAAGGGAAGGATACTTGTGTATGTCCCCCTGCTATGATGGTTGTGAATACTCGGAGAGTCTGGTTTTCATAGAAGGAATGAAGTCCGCGGTTGAAGATGACTGCGATGGAGTTTTCTTCCTGACACCCTTTGCTCCGAATTTAATCAGAAAAGAAAGCTGCCGTAGAACAAGCAAA GAGCTTGATGAAGCAATTGAAGCTGCAGAAAAAGATGTGAAAGACGCTGACGAAGTTGAAGCTTAG
- the LOC108212764 gene encoding F-box protein At3g17710-like encodes MAITRSSTKKAKASNNLVSVLPPEVIEWEILPRLPVKSLLRFKLVCKSWNLLISTDHNFVKTQLHHNLSRDSLILQQESFYNSFVVGCIDGLVCVFRWVKDAAKVDIAIWNPATNLCLVIPPLPKRSVRRYDVLLGFGYDSVENDFKVMYGSLTEEKPLAVDIFLCKAACWKKIAPSNILYRGEIYPKRKPIIFNGSPFWLNEKRQDAEIILVVISFDVRLEVFRLLPSFSCIDKNKLKTFVLMNFMDSLAIMVYEEGMYFVKPIDVYIFSQRSGVWNKKISIGPLKLKEIPIGKLRIPETTIELHSLKPCSWNGDILFLNAHRCRLYGVNPKTHTIKLLKDSSFAERIYNCSNYSESLSFVKGMKPLSDKRYEGSFIFLHREMLELAPSYQYI; translated from the coding sequence ATGGCCATTACAAGATCCTCAACTAAGAAAGCAAAAGCAAGCAACAATCTTGTTTCTGTCCTGCCTCCAGAGGTTATTGAATGGGAGATACTGCCTAGACTTCCTGTGAAATCACTTTTGCGGTTTAAACTTGTTTGTAAATCCTGGAATTTGCTTATATCAACCGACCATAATTTCGTCAAGACGCAGCTTCATCATAACCTCAGCAGAGACTCTCTCATACTGCAGCAAGAAAGTTTCTATAACTCTTTTGTAGTTGGCTGCATTGATGGATTAGTATGTGTCTTCCGTTGGGTCAAGGATGCTGCAAAAGTGGATATTGCGATTTGGAATCCTGCCACAAATCTGTGTTTGGTGATACCACCTCTTCCAAAGAGAAGTGTTCGAAGATATGATGTCCTTTTAGGATTTGGTTACGATTCGGTGGAGAATGATTTTAAGGTAATGTATGGTTCCCTGACCGAAGAAAAACCATTAGcagttgatatatttttatgcaAAGCTGCTTGTTGGAAGAAAATAGCTCCCTCCAACATCCTTTACCGCGGGGAAATTTATCCAAAAAGGAAGCCAATAATTTTCAATGGATCTCCTTTTTGGTTGAATGAGAAGAGGCAGGATGCAGAAATCATTCTGGTTGTGATATCGTTTGATGTTCGGCTCGAGGTTTTCCGGTTGCTGCCTAGTTTCAGTTGTATtgacaaaaacaaattaaaaacattTGTTCTCATGAATTTCATGGATTCTTTGGCGATCATGGTCTACGAAGAGGGAATGTATTTTGTAAAACCAattgatgtttatatttttagtcAGAGAAGCGGTGTTTGGAACAAGAAGATATCTATTGGACCATTAAAGTTGAAGGAGATTCCTATTGGAAAATTAAGAATACCTGAGACAACTATTGAGCTGCATAGCTTAAAACCTTGTTCTTGGAATGGTGACATTCTATTTCTTAATGCCCATCGTTGCAGATTATATGGCGTCAATCCCAAAACTCATACAATCAAATTACTTAAAGACAGCTCATTTGCAGAACGGATATATAATTGCTCCAACTACTCAGAAAGCCTGAGTTTTGTTAAGGGGATGAAGCCCCTTTCCGACAAAAGATATGAAGGCAGTTTCATATTTCTTCACAGAGAGATGCTGGAGCTTGCCCCtagttatcaatatatataa
- the LOC108213599 gene encoding transcription repressor OFP8, translating to MENKFKLKISRMFRSTLDSCRTTSLSDDVASSEQPFFFPENTHHNHHLVELFSPKPPPPRSFPSLCRPKSHENQTTLFNDFNSKPKHKKQRSKSRKNRKRNNRKFDEFFCSVAANYYGLYSSDEDEKENVMDDYETTFFSSKSMSSGSLKSSAAAYNNVVALEKMREEEYFNDDDDDVELMKISSPLNGKVKDSVAVIKSSSDPYNDFRTSMVEMIVEKQIFGPKDLEKLLQCFLSLNSGAHHRVIVEVFTEILETLFSD from the coding sequence ATGGAGAATAAATTCAAGCTAAAAATCTCTCGTATGTTTCGCTCCACTCTAGACTCTTGCCGAACCACAAGCCTCTCCGACGATGTCGCATCGTCGGAGCAGCCATTTTTCTTTCCCGAAAATACCCACCACAATCACCACCTTGTCGAACTCTTCTCCCCGAAACCTCCTCCTCCTCGCTCATTTCCCTCGCTTTGTAGACCGAAATCACACGAAAATCAAACCACATTGTTCAACGACTTTAACTCGAAACCGAAACACAAAAAACAAAGAAGCAAATCGAGAAAAAATAGGAAGAGAAATAACCGAAAATTCGATGAGTTCTTTTGTTCGGTAGCTGCGAATTATTATGGATTGTATAGTAGCGACGAGGATGAAAAAGAAAATGTCATGGATGATTACGAGACGACATTTTTCAGCTCAAAGTCGATGTCATCTGGCTCGTTAAAATCTTCGGCAGCTGCTTATAACAATGTGGTTGCACTAGAGAAAATGCGAGAAGAAGAATATTTTAATGACGACGACGACGATGTTGAGTTGATGAAGATTTCTTCACCGTTAAATGGAAAAGTGAAAGACAGCGTTGCGGTGATCAAGAGCTCGAGTGATCCGTACAATGATTTCAGGACATCGATGGTTGAAATGATTGTCGAGAAGCAAATATTCGGACCGAAAGATCTCGAAAAATTGCTGCAGTGTTTTCTTTCGCTCAACTCTGGTGCTCATCACAGGGTCATCGTCGAAGTTTTCACTGAGATTTTAGAAACTTTGTTTTCTGATTAA